CTATGCTCGAAGACCTGGGCACCGACCTCCGCCCCCAGCTCGCCACCATCAAAACGCCGATGACGCTTCTCTATCCCTATGAAACCGCGGAAGGCCCAGCCGACCAGGTCACAACCCTCTACACCACCGCCTACGCCACCAAACCCAACCTGAAGATCCTCCGCATCGACGACTCGCGCCACTTCATCATGTATGACCAACCCGCCGCCTTCGACAAAGCCGTCCAGACCTTCCTCAAACCCTAAAGAGATTCCCACCCGACCAAAGGGAGGACCAAGGCCGCTCCTGTCACCCAGAAAAGGTAGACATGTCACGAAGTGACCGCCCTCCGCGCAGGAGGCCCGTCCGGCAGGACACACGCATCTCATGAAATTCCCATGAAAACCAGCGTTATTCCTAGTTAAAGTTGATATTCTGTAAAGGCCATGCCTACAAAAAAAGAACTCCTAGCCCGCCCCATTCAGCACCTCGACATCAAGCAGCACAACGTAGTTCCTCTGGTCGACGCGATGTCCCAGATGGCCTACTCCGCGCGTGACACCGCCCGCGCCGCCAACATCTACGACATGATGCTCCGCGACACCGACTGCGGCGTCATCCTCTGCCTCGCCGGCTCCCTCATCTCCGCCGGGCTTCAAAAAATATTTGTCGACCTCATCCGCAACAACATGGTCGATGCAGTCGTCTCCACCGGCGCCAACATCGTCGATCAGGACTTCTTCGAGGCCCTCGGCTTCAACCACTATGTCGCCGGCGACGAGTACAAGTACGGCGCAGGCGATGCCGAACTCCGCGAGCTCATGATCGACCGCATCTACGACACCTTCATCGACGAAGAAGAGCTTCGCCAGTGCGACGAGATCACCCACCAGATCACCAACTCCCTCGAGCCCAGGCCGCACAGCTCCCGCGAGTTCATCCGCGAGATGGGAGCCTACCTCAGCAAAAACGGCAAGACCCCGCAGGCCGGCGGACGCGACTCCATTGTCCTCGCCGCCTACGAGAAGAACGTCCCCATCTTCTGTCCCGCCTTCTCCGACTGCTCCGCCGGCTTCGGCCTCGTCGCCCATCAGCACGCCCGCCAAGGCAAGCCCATGGTCTCCATCGACTCCGCCAAGGACTTCTACGAGATCACCCAGCTCAAGATCGCCAATCCCACCACCGGCCTCCTCATGATCGGCGGCGGCGTGCCCAAGAACTTCGCCCAGGACATCGTCGTAGCCGCCGACATCCTCGGCGTCGAAGCCTCCATGCACAAATACGCCATCCAGATCACCGTAGCCGACGCCAGAGACGGCGCCCTCTCCGGGTCTACGCTCAAAGAAGCGTCCAGCTGGGGAAAAGTCGACCTCACCTACGAGCAGATGGTCTTCTCCGAAGCCACCCTCGCCCTGCCCCTGATTACCGGTTATGCCTTCCATAAGAACGCCCAAGCTTCCCGAAAAGGGAAAAAATGGACCAGCGTTCTCGATCAGGTAGCCGTAATCGCCTAACCCCTATAAAACCCATAAAAAGCCGCCTTTTCCCCCGAAAAGGCGGCTTCTTCATGTCAATTATCGGCCTAAGTGCTTTGCCTCCAATGTTGTCATCTGTGATAACCCACCGACGTGTTATTCCCACTACAACTTAGTTTCTGTCATCCTCAGCGTGAAATCCGATTTCTTACGCTGACGGACAGGGGTTCCTGAAATCTCCAGCCGAGCCCTCATCCAAAGTGCGCTTTAACACGTACGTGCTATAAAGCTTCCAACGGTTACCAAATAAAGTTACCGACAAGTAGCATAAGAGTTACCATAGGTCACCGGCAAAAATGCACATCCTTCCTCTACTTGGCTATCTCTCGCTCCTGACTACCTCCGCAGTTTTGCTTATCGCCTTTTTGCGCGTTCAACGTAACTGCCGCGAGATGACCGACCAGCTGAACCAGGCCCGCGAGCAGCAACATCAGCACACCCTTCAACTCACCCATCGCTCCGAGCTCGACACCCTCAAAGACGAGTTCATCTCCACCGTCTCGCACGAGCTCCGCACTCCCCTTACCAGCATCCGCGGCGCACTCGGCCTTCTCTCCTCCGGCATCATCGGCGACGTCGACGCCAAAGCTCTCAACCTCCTTCGCATCGCAGTCACCAACACCGACCGCCTCATCCGCCTCATCAACGACATCCTCGACCTCGAGCGCATGGAGTCCGGCCGCGCCCCGCTGCAGATTCGCCGCTGCTCCCTGCGCGATCTCGCCCAGCAGGCCATCGACACCATGACCGCCATGGCCGACGCCAACACCGTTCATCTTGCGCTCGAACCGTCCACCGTCGCCCAGGTCGCCTATCCCGAAGCCCTCTTCTTCGACGGCGACGCCGACCGCATCCTCCAGGTCCTCACCAATCTCCTCTCGAACGCGATCAAGTTCTCCCCCGCCGCTTCTACGGTCCGCATCCACACCGAAGCCGCCTCCGACTCCATCCTCCTCAAGGTCGTCGACGAAGGCCGCGGTATCCCCGCCGACAAGCTCGACACCATCTTTGACCGCTTCCAGCAGATCGAACCCTCCGACGCCCGCCAGAAAGGCGGCACCGGCCTCGGCCTCGCCATCTGCCGCAGCATCGTCCAGCAGCACTCGGGCTCCATCTGGGCTCAGCGCAACCTCGGCCCCGGCACCACGCTCTACATGATGCTTCCCCGCACCACCCGCGCCACCGACGTCGCCGTTCCCTCCCAGCTCCCCCCGCGCGGCGAAGGCGCCATCCTGGTCTGCGACGACGACGCCGGCATCCGCACCGTAGTAGCCGAGCACCTCACCCGCCAGGGCTACACCGTCGTCGAAGCCAGCTCCGGCGAACAGGCCCTCATCCTCGCCGCCGAGCATCACGTCGAAGCCATCCTCCTCGATCTCTACATGCCCGGCCTCAGCGGTTGGGAGACCCTTCAGCGTCTCCGCAACAACCCCATCACCGCCAACATCCCCGTCGTTGTGCTCAGCGTTCTGTCCTCCACCCTCCGTCCCCAGCTCACCGGCGACGCGCAGGGCTGGGTCCAGAAACCCTTCAACGAAAACCTCCTCTTCGCGGAACTAGGTCGCGTGTTGCATCAGGGGGAAGGCCCAGCCTATGTCCTCCTCGTCGAAGACGACGAAGACCTCGCCAGCGTCCTCACCGCCAGCTTCCAAGACGCGGCAGTCCACGTCGATCACGCCGCCACCCGCCAGCAGGCCATCCGCCAGTGCATCACGCGCCCGCCAGACCTCCTCATCCTCGACCTCACCCTGCCCGACGGCGACGGCTTCTCCCTCGTCGAGTGGCTCCGCCAGCAGCCCACCCTGCGCACCATGCCACTGGTCGTCTACTCCGGCCGCGAGATGTCCGAGACCGAGATGGCCAAGCTCCGCCTCGGCCCCACCGAGTTCCTCACCAAGGCCAAGGTCCAGCCGCAGGAGGTCGAAGAACTCGTCCTCTCCATGGTCCACCGCCTCCGCACCAAGTTCGCCGACCTCGCCACCGCAGGTCCAGCCGCCTAGCAACTCAACACCCCGCAAGCGAAGCCACGAAGACAACTCCACGAACTCCCATCGCATGAGAGAATAAAACTCGCTCATGCGACGCATTCTCATAATCGACGACGAAGATGACATTCGCGAGGTAGCCGCGCTATCCCTGGAAGCAACCGCAGGCTGGGAGATCCTCACGGCCAGCTCCGGCGCAGAAGGCATCGACATCGCCTCAGCCGAGCAGCCCGACGCCATCCTCATGGACGTCATGATGCCCGGCGTAGACGGCCCCACCACCTTCGCCAGAATGCAGCAGACTCCCGCCATCTCCCGCATCCCCGTCCTCCTGCTCACCGCCAAGGTTCAGGGCGTCGATCAGCGGCGCTTCGCCGGACTAGGCCTCGCAGGAATCCTCTTCAAGCCCTTCGATCCCCTCACCCTCGCCGACCAGATCTCCACCGCCCTCGGCTGGGCCGACTAACGCCCGTCTCTAACAAGAAGCCCCACCCCCCACTCAAGCCTCTGCTGTCATCCGCATTCAGCCTTTCGCTGTGTCATCCGCGCTCAAGCCTTTGCCGTCATCCTGAGCGCAGCGAAGGATCCCGACGAACCTGACCCACCCTGACCACCTAGTCCCTTTCACCCACCCATTACCTCCGTGTCATGAGGCAACATCAGGCCATGACATTCGCTCCTCCCAGCCGCACAATCCGCAGTAAACTACCCGCATGCTTTGTTCACCGAGCCGCACTCGATCTTTCCCCGAAGCTCCCCACCAAAGCCCTCCCGCATGAAAAAAGCTGACCAGATCGACAACGTCCTCGCCAGCCTCTGGAAGAAGAACCTTCCAACCCTGCGCGAACGTCTCGACCTGCTCGACCGCACCGCCTCCCTCGCCGCCTCCGGCACCCTCCCCGAAGAACCCCGCCTCGAGGCCTATAGCATCGCCCACAAGCTCACCGGCTCTCTCGGCATGTTCGGCTATCAGCAAGGCACCGACATCGCCCGCAAGATCGAGCACATCCTGAAATCTCCCACCCCTGCTGAGCTCACCACCCTCGCCGCGCTCGCAAAAGATCTCCGCACCTCTCTCTCCGCCGGCCTTTAGAGAATGTCCTGCCGGACGGGCGCCCTGCGCGGGCGGCGGTCACTTCGTGACGCGTGTACCGGTCCTGGTGGAACGAACGCCATAGGTCCTCCCGTTGGTCGGAAAAGAAGATAGCTCGCGACCAACGGGAGCGCCAACCGAAGGGGTATACAAGTCACGAAGTGACCGCCGCCCGCGCAGGGCGCCCGTCCGGCAGGACAACCCAATCAATTACAAGCCAGCGCCATCCACATCCCCGAAGCCGTCCCACTCGCACCCGTCACCGTAAAGTCCACAAAGTTCCCCGCCGCCACCGTCACATTGCCCTCCTGCGTACACGACGCGCCCGGCGCGACCGAACAAGCCAGCGACGTATTCGCCATACTCCCCGGCGTCCCCTGCCGCAAAATCACATTCACGGTATTCGTCGTCTCACGCGAAAACACACTCAACTGCGTAGCCGTGCACCCCGCCGGAACCCAGGTCAATACAGCGTCAGTCTCCGTCGCCGCATCCGCCGAACTATTCACCGAATGAAACAGCAGATTGAACGAGACCGAGTGATAGATCGAAGAAAACGGTATCCCACTCGTCCCCGCTCCACCGCCACTGCCGCCCGTCCCATTCGCCCCCGCGGCTCCCTGCGGAATCGTAAAATTCAACACCGCGGCATTTGCACTCCCAACATTGGTCACGCTCGCCTGCGTTCCCGCCGCGCCGGTCGTCACCGTTCCCACGCTCACCGTAGCCGCCGCACCAGCCGGCCCCGTGGCCCCCGCGCTTCCATCCTGTGCCAGCACCCCCCACACCGCCGGCGAGAGATCCGGCTCCGCACCAACCGACCCGGTAGCCGCCAGGTACGTCGCCCCACCAAAGCTGACCACATCGTTGGCATGGTAGGTAGCCGCAACCCCCCATGGCCCGCGAAACGTCACACCCACTGCCCCCGCCGGCCCAGCCGGACCCGCCACACCCTGCGGCCCCTGCACTCCCGTCGTCCCCTGTGCGCCGGTCGCCCCGGCAGGTCCCGTCGCGCCAGCCGCACCCTGCGCCGCCAACAAACTCCACACCGAAGGGTTTACATTAGGAGCATTCCCTAAATTACTAGAAATAAAGGAGATATAACTCGACCCAAGATAGCTCACCGCATCGTTCAACCCATAGTTTGTACTTGAAGAGTAGGCTCCCCGATAGACCATCCCCGCTGGCCCCGCAACTCCAGCCGGTCCCGCAGCACCCTGTGGCCCCGCCGGTCCCGTAGCCCCAGTCAAACCCGCCGGGCCTGCAGAACCCGTAGCTCCGGTAGGCCCTGCAACACCCTGAGGCCCCGGAAACCCAGTCGCGCCCTGCAGACCGGTAGCGCCCGTAGCCCCCGCAGGCCCCTGCGCCCCAGCCTGAGCCAACAATCCCCAATAGCTGGGACTCAGATCCGGCTCTCTTCCGACATTCGCCACTAGCGCAATGTAACTCGACCCACCAAAGCTCACCGCGCTTCCGACCGGGTAGCTGGTCCCCACCAGCCATCCGCCCACAAAGCTCACCGGAGGCCCCTGCGGACCCACCGCACCATTGGCCCCCGCAGGCCCAGTCGCACCTGCCGGCCCCACTGACCCAGCCGCACCAGCCGGCCCAGCAACGCCCTGTGCCGTCAGCACCGCCCACTGCCCCGGACTCAGCGAAGGTGTATTCCCAACATTCCCCCCCACCAGCGAAACATAGGTCGATCCATTGAAGCTCACCGCATCATGCAGCGCATAGTTCGTCGACGACAGATAGTTCCCCGTATAGTTCGCCACCGGAGGCCCCTGCGGCCCCGTAGCGCCCGTAGCCCCCTGAGGCCCCGCCGCTCCCGCAACCCCAGCCGGACCCGGCAAACCCGCCGGGCCCGCGGGACCCTGCGCTCCCGTAGCGCCCGTCGAACCCGTAGCGAACAAAGACCACTGCGCCGGGCTCAAGCTCGGAGTATTCCCAATATTCCCCGCCACCAGCGAAACATAAGCCGACCCGCCAAACACCACGCCATCCGCCAGCCCATAGTTCACCGCAGACGAATAAGTCCCCCGAAACGTCATCCCCACCGGTCCAGCAGGCCCCTGCGGACCCATCGGCCCACCTAATCCCTGCGCCCCCGTAGCTCCCGTCAAACCCTGCGCCCCAGCCTGCCCAGAAATCCCCTGCAACCCCTGAGGACCCGGTGGCCCATTCGGCCCCACGGACCCCGGCAATCCCTGCGCCCCCGCAATCCCCTGCGGTCCCTGCGCTCCCGTAGTCCCCGCCGGTCCCTGCGCGGTCAAAACTCCCCACTGCCCCGGACTCGCACTCGGAGTATTGCCATGATTCCCATTCAGCAGCGAAGCATAGCTCGCTCCCTGCCACAGCACCACATCCCCCAGCGCATAGTTCGTCGTCGAAGCATACGCCCCCTGATAAACCAACCCCGGCAGCCCCGGAGCACCGGCAGCCCCTGCAGCTCCCGTCGGCCCCGCAGCCCCGATAGGTCCAGCCGGCCCGGTCGACCCCTGCAACCCCTGCACCCCAGCAGGCCCCGCCGGTCCCTGAATCCCCACCGCCCCCAGCGCCAGCACCCCCCACTGCCCCGGACTCAACCCCGGAGTATTCCCATGATTCGCCACAATCAGCGAAACATAACTCGACCCCTGATACGTCACCACATCATTCAGCGCATAGTTCGTAGCCCCGGCATACGTCCCCTGGTAAGCCAACCCAACCGCTCCACCGCTGCCACCCGAACCCGTCCCTGCCTGCGCCAGCACCGCCCACTGCGCCGTGAGCCCCGGCGTATTCCCCCGGTTCCCTCCCGTCAGCGAGACAAAACTCGACCCCGAATAAGTCACCACATCATGCAGCGCATAGGTCGAACCCGCCGCATACGCCCCCTGAAAGCTCAACCCCGGCGCACCCGCAGGCCCAGCCGGTCCAGTAGCCCCTGCAGCTCCAGTCGGACCCGCAGGCCCTGCAGGTCCAGTAGCTCCTGTAGCCCCAGTAGCTCCCCCCGAAGCCAGCGCCACATCCAGCACCGCCGCATGCCCCGTCAGGTCGTTCTCTTTGCTGTCGAACTGCACCACCGCCGTCCCCGCCGTCAGCGCCACTCCATTGTTGGTCGCCGGAGCACTCACCCATCCCTGCACCAGCCCCGTCACATCCACCACCACATAAGCCCCGGCCTGCCCCACCGCCACCGTCTTCACCGCACTCCCCAGCGCCGGCAGCGTCCCATACGTCACGCTGTACTCCCCCCAGCTCCCATTCACCGGCTGCACACTCACCGAACCCGCCGTATCCATCCGATTACAATAGAGCCGCAGCGTAGCCCGCGACACCTGCGCCGCCGTAGTCCCCGCCGGCAGCATCGAAAGATCAAACTGCAGCAGCGCCGTATACCCGCCGCCCACATTCAGATTCGAGATCGCCCCGCTATTGACCGCCGGCCGCGCGCTGTTCACATGAGCGTCCGCCACCAGCGTCGTCTCCACCGCAGACGCGGGCAAAGCCGCAGCCCAAAGCCTCGCAAGCCCCAACCCATACAGAAGAATCCGTCGTACCTGGCCCATCCAACCCCTCATGGACAGGCCCGCGACGCACCTTCGCGCCAAACAAGACCAGCCATCGTTTCCACGATCAAAACTCAACAGCGCACGTCGAAGCCGGCTAGAAAGCGGCCCAGCAGTGTTACAAATCAAAACACACAACCCGGATCATTCCCGTTTTAGGCTAACCGCACCCAAAACACAAGCACCTTCAACTGCGACTTCCGTGTCAATCCCGACTCTCCCGTCAAACCGACGTCATACATCTTCCACACATCCGCATCCCATATAGTGTCAAAGGTCGCAACAATCAATCGGCACACGAAGAGGGACAAAACGGCATGAGCCATCCAACTCAGACTCCCAACCAGCCTGGCCAGCCCCCACTCCCCGCCAACCTGGTCAACCTCTCTCGCCTCATAACCGCCTACTACACCCTCCATCCCGACCCCGCCATCCTCGCCCAGCGCGTAGCCTTCGGAACCTCCGGTCACCGCGGCAGCGCCTTCAAAACCGCCTTCAACGAAGACCACATCGCCGCCATCACCCAGGCCATCGTCGACTACCGCCGCAGTCCTGAGAACGCCCAGAAAGCCACCGGCCCCCTCTTCCTCGCCCAGGACACCCACGCCCTCTCCGAGCCTGCCTTCGCCACCGCCCTCGAGGTCCTCGCCGCCAACAACGTCGAAGTCATGGTCGACACTGACCTCGCCTACACCCCCACCCCCGCCCTCTCCCACGCCGTCCTAACCTACAACGCCCAGCACAAAGATCATCAATCGGACGGCATCGTCATCACCCCCTCCCACAACCCGCCCGAGGACGGAGGCTTCAAGTACAACCCACCCAACGGCGGCCCCGCCGACACCACCGCCACCAAGTGGATCGAGAACCGCGCCAACGACATCATCGCCGCCGGACTCACCGCCGTAAAACGCATCCCCTACACCCAGGCCCTCAACGCCGCCACCACTCACCGCCACGACTACATCACCTCCTACGTGGATGACCTTAGCAACGTCATCGACTTCGAAGTCCTCAAGGGCACCACCCTAAAACTAGCCGTAGACCCACTCGGCGGAGCCGGAGTCCACTACTGGCCCCGCATCGCCGATAAGCATCATCTACCGTTACAAATCCTCAACCCCAACGTAGACGCCACCTTCCGCTTCATGACCACCGACTGGGACGGCCGCATCCGCATGGACTGCTCCTCCCCCTATGCGATGGCCAGCATGATCGCCAACAAAGAAAGGTACGACGTAGCCTTCGCCGCCGACACCGACCACGACCGCCACGGCATCGTCACCCGCACCACCGGCCTCCTCAATCCGAACCACTACCTCTCCGTCTGCATCCAATACCTCTTCACCAATCGCCCCCAGTGGTCCGCCAAAGTCGGCATCGGCAAAACCCTCGTCTCCTCCTCCATCATCGACCGCGTAGCCAAAGGCCTCAACCGCCCCATGTTAGAAGTGCCAGTGGGTTTTAAGTGGTTTGTGGCAGGCCTCATCGACGGCACCCTCGGCTTCGTCGGCGAAGAGTCCGCCGGCTCCACCTTCCTCCGCCGCAACGGCCAGGTCTGGACCACCGACAAAGATGGCCTCATCCCCGGCCTCCTCGCCGCCGAGATGACCGCCCGCACCGGCAAAGACCCCGGCCAACTCTACGCCGAGCTCACCGCCAAGTACGGCAACCCCGTCTACGAACGCATCGACGCCGCAGCCACCAAAGATCAAAAAGCAAAGCTCGCAAAACTCTCACCCGCACAGGTCACCGCAAAAACACTAGCCGGCGAACCCATCACCGCCATCCTCACCGAAGCGCCCGGCAACCACGCCCCCATCGGCGGCCTCAAGGTCACAACCGAAAACGGCTGGTTCGCCGCCCGCCCCTCCGGCACCGAAGACGTCTACAAGATCTACGCCGAATCCTTCAAAGGCCTCGATCACCTCAAACAAATCCAGACCGAAGCCCAGGCCCTCGTAACCGCCGCCATCTCCTAAGTCGTTGCAGACCAACTCAAAGCCGCGCAATCCGCTCCTTAAGCACCTTGGCAACCAAAAAAAGCTGCATAAAGGACCCAAAAGATGCACACAAATGACGTTGTACTTCGTCTACCCTCTGCTATAAGAGATTTGAAGTAGGCGGCTCACGGTGCGATATCGGATAAAACTGGGACCCTTCCTATTCAAGCGTTAAAACTGGAAGGGGCCTGCCCACACCCAGAAAATAGCGTACGAAGAACGAATGCTGAAGATTTCTGGGAGAGATGAATTTGGTAGTTTTATCCGTTGACTCAGCAGCCTATGAAACTGCGCCCCCCAGTCTCAACCACTCCAGCAGCAACCTAAGCAATAGACTCATCCCCCTGACGGCTCTGGCCTCAGCGACCTTTCTGCTCCACGGCTATCATCCCTACTCGCAGGATGGAGCCATCTACGTCGCCGGCCTCGAGAGAACCATCAACCCCTCGCTCTTTCAGGCCGACGCCATATTCGTCGATGGCCATAGCAGGCTCTCTCTCTTCTCCCATCTCCTGGCCTGGATCTCAGTCCACGCTCATCTCCCCTTCAATATCCTTCTGCTGCTGATCTACTGCGTCTCCATCTTTGCCTTCCTCTTCGCCTCTCATCTCCTCGCCATGCGGCTCTTCCGTTCGGAGTACGCGCGATGGAGCAGCACCCTCCTCGCCGCCGTCTGTCTCACCATGCCCGCCGCGGCAACATCTCTGCTCGTGGCCGATCCCTATCTCACCGCCCGATCCCTCTCCACTCCGCTCACCCTGCTCGCCATCGTAGCCTGCCTCGATCGCTCTTGGACCCGCATGGCGATCTGCACCCTTCTCGCCTGCTCGCTTCATCCGCTCATGGGCATCTACCTCATCGGCTTCCTCCTGACGCTGATGCTGCTTAGCCAGCGTCGCCTCCTCGCCGCCCTGGGTCTCTGCGGAGCAGCCTTCCTCCTCTGCGGCCTCATCGCCTGGATCACCCGCCATGACCCCGTCTCCCCCTACTACCGCGAAGCCGCCCTCAGCCGCACCTACTACTTCCTCTCCCGCTGGCAATGGGAGGAGATCCTCGGCCTCATCGCCCCTCTTCTCCTCATGGCCATCGCCGCGGTAAAGTCCGGCCTCCGTTCCAACGCCGGCAAGCTCTGCCTGGCCTGCGTCTTCACCGGAGCCACCAGCTGCCTCGCCTCCCTCTGCTTCGTTCACCCGGATCACCCCGATCTGCTCATGCGTCTTCAGGTGCTTCGCAGCTTTCACACCATCTACGTCCTCGGCCTCGTCATGCTCGGCGGCTTCATCGGCCTCCACATCCTCCGGCGAAGAGTCCTGCCAGGCATCGCCGTCCTCATCATCGCCATCGCCGGAATGGCCTTTGGCGACCACCAATCCTATCCCGTCTCCTCGCACATCGAGTGGCCCTGGGAGCGGCCAACCAGCCCCGAGGAACAAGCCTTCCTCTGGGTCCGCGCCCACACCCCTCCACAGGCCCTCTTCGCTTCAGACTCCACCGCAACCCACAGCTCCGACGACGAACCCGGCTTCCGCGCCATGGCCGAGCGAAGCACCCTCAACGACAGCAAGGACGAGGGCGTCTCCTCTCTCTTTCCCGCGCTCGCAGCAGTCTGGGGACCCTACCGCGACGCACAGCGAGGCCTGAATCAACTCACCGACGCCGAGCGAACCGAGCGCCTCCGCCCCTACGGAGTCACCTGGATCCTCCTCTCCCCCCAGGCCACCACCGCCTTCTCCTGCCCCTACCGCAACTCCGCCGTAGCCGTGTGCCAGATCAACACCCCATCCACCACCCTCGCAAAAAAATAATCGCCCCTGTTTGTTCGTGTTGTCATCCTGCCCCTGAGCGAAGTTGAAGGGGGAGGAACCTGCTGTTGCATTTGTATCTGGGTACCCCAAGGCTTCAGCCTTGGGTCTCTATCGAACTAGCCAGTCGTGGGGCTTCAGCCCCTGGGGTATGCCGTCCTCTCCCCCACCCAAAGTCATCCCGACCAAAGCAGCGGAGCCAAACGTTTTGCACAGCCTCCCGCCTAAAAAACACGGCCACTTCCTCCCCACTCCCTGCGTCTAATCACGCAGGCAAGTAGAGAAGGAGTTTAACGAATGCAGATTCAGATCAGCAGCGATAAAAACATCTCCATGCACAGCAAACTCTCACACTTGATCGAGTCCGATCTTCACCGCATCCTGAACCGATTCAAAGATGAAATCACCCGCGTTGAGGTCCACCTCAGCGACGAAGATGGGGACAAGGCCGGAGCGCAGGACAAACGCTGCCGCCTCGAAGTCCGCCCAAAACGCCACCAGTCCCTGGCCGTCACCAACAAATCCTCGAACATCCCCGCCTCGGTCACCGGCGCCGCCTCCAAGATGCAGCGGCTCCTCATCAGCACCTTCGGCCGCATCCAGGACAAAAACCGCGCCCTCACCACCAGAGCCAGCGGCCAGGGCCAGAACCTGGTCCTAAAGCCCGAAGCCATCTAACAAACCTCCCAAAAGGGGGGAGCCATCCCCCCAACTGGGACCCACTCTTCGCTGTCATCCTGACCCTGAGTCGAAGGCGAAAGATCCCGACACATTCCACCCACCCACACCGTCCGAACCTTCCAGCCCCCAAAACTCCGTCATCTCGACCGGAGCGGTTCACCGTCTTATCGTGAACCGCGCAGCGGATTTCGGCCACAGCCCTCAGTTGCAGCGAACCAATTCATGCTGCGGTATCCGTCAAGACCCCCGCATTTGCTGTTGTTGCTGTTGCTGTCGTTGCATTTGTTGTTGCCGTCATCCTGACCCAGAGCGAAGTCAAAGGGGTAGAAATCCGCTGTTGCATTTTGCCTCTAGGTACCCCAAGGCTTCAGCCTTGGGTCTCTATCGAACTAGCCAGTCGTCGGGCTTTCAGAGGCTGCTGAAAAGTCTGTTTTGCTTAAGGGCACGGCTTCAGCCGTGCCGCAAGAGCTTTGATTGCATTGCGGCTTTAGCCGCTGAGGTCCGCCT
The Edaphobacter lichenicola genome window above contains:
- the pgm gene encoding phosphoglucomutase (alpha-D-glucose-1,6-bisphosphate-dependent), which produces MSHPTQTPNQPGQPPLPANLVNLSRLITAYYTLHPDPAILAQRVAFGTSGHRGSAFKTAFNEDHIAAITQAIVDYRRSPENAQKATGPLFLAQDTHALSEPAFATALEVLAANNVEVMVDTDLAYTPTPALSHAVLTYNAQHKDHQSDGIVITPSHNPPEDGGFKYNPPNGGPADTTATKWIENRANDIIAAGLTAVKRIPYTQALNAATTHRHDYITSYVDDLSNVIDFEVLKGTTLKLAVDPLGGAGVHYWPRIADKHHLPLQILNPNVDATFRFMTTDWDGRIRMDCSSPYAMASMIANKERYDVAFAADTDHDRHGIVTRTTGLLNPNHYLSVCIQYLFTNRPQWSAKVGIGKTLVSSSIIDRVAKGLNRPMLEVPVGFKWFVAGLIDGTLGFVGEESAGSTFLRRNGQVWTTDKDGLIPGLLAAEMTARTGKDPGQLYAELTAKYGNPVYERIDAAATKDQKAKLAKLSPAQVTAKTLAGEPITAILTEAPGNHAPIGGLKVTTENGWFAARPSGTEDVYKIYAESFKGLDHLKQIQTEAQALVTAAIS
- a CDS encoding HPF/RaiA family ribosome-associated protein, whose amino-acid sequence is MQIQISSDKNISMHSKLSHLIESDLHRILNRFKDEITRVEVHLSDEDGDKAGAQDKRCRLEVRPKRHQSLAVTNKSSNIPASVTGAASKMQRLLISTFGRIQDKNRALTTRASGQGQNLVLKPEAI